One Drosophila subobscura isolate 14011-0131.10 chromosome U, UCBerk_Dsub_1.0, whole genome shotgun sequence DNA window includes the following coding sequences:
- the LOC117902084 gene encoding uncharacterized protein LOC117902084: MTSCVSAQQQKDQEQLLEELNASDDEMDDAEGEDADKAKDEQLTEPTFSFSNSHTCWVCNGYYGPNFGEPLCGACHAFLYNAQLAEEMLTELSDDEDSGNDEPPFKDKQEDEETENDVDIMGFEDLEDAEPPAPQPQAQPALPDAEALPQLEQPQQLPDVVPPARRETPERDFDNERAVNPFLLPIKRPRPMAPLGLPHYMNELADGRLRSHEYNNANGAGGSNAAGNKSIINRIPVEILLKIFAYLDDMSLWMSSEVCKQWHDIIGKNTAQSMWKAYIKQRWPLFESLADTPNWYKLYGALMSSCFCRTCLIEMGGRGQSPHDDEQENPIRNIFLRGEANLLNSYESEGISAIPLDRQNNYWQATILGPPGSPYEGGKFFLFIYFPDRYPMAPPTVRFLTKILHPNVSRHGDVGIDIFQQQNWSLALNVAKVLLSVQSLLTDPYTEVCMEPEVGYIYEHERERFEQLVRSWTWKYAMFELISPR, encoded by the exons ATGACTAGCTGCGTGtcagcgcagcagcaaaaggaccAGGAGCAGTTGCTGGAAGAGCTCAACGCCAGCGATGACGAAATGGACGACGCAGAAGGCGAAGATGCGGACAAGGCGAAAGACGAACAACTGACGGAGCCCACATTCTCCTTTTCG AATAGCCACACCTGCTGGGTGTGCAATGGCTATTATGGCCCCAACTTTGGCGAGCCCCTGTGCGGGGCGTGTCACGCCTTTCTCTACAACGCACAACTGGCCGAGGAGATGCTCACAGAACTGTCCGATGACGAGGACTCGGGCAACGATGAGCCACCGTTCAAGGACaagcaggaggatgaggaaaCTGAAAACGATGTGGACATCATGGGCTTTGAAGATCTGGAAGATGCAGAGCCGCCCgcaccacagccacaagcACAGCCAGCGCTGCCCGACGCGGAGGCGCTCCCTCAGCTGGAACAGCCACAACAGTTGCCAGATGTGGTGCCACCTGCACGACGCGAAACACCCGAGCGCGACTTTGACAATGAGCGTGCCGTGAATCCGTTTTTGTTGCCCATCAAGCGGCCACGACCCATGGCGCCGCTGGGGCTGCCGCATTACATGAACGAGCTGGCTGATGGCCGGCTGCGCTCGCATGAGTATAACAATGCCAATGGCGCTGGTGGCAGCAATGCAGCGGGCAATAAGAGCATTATCAATCGCATACCGGTAGAGATATTGCTCAAGATATTCGCCTATTTGGATGACATGTCCCTGTGGATGTCCAGCGAGGTGTGCAAGCAGTGGCACGACATCATCGGCAAGAACACGGCCCAGAGCATGTGGAAGGCATACATCAAGCAGCGCTGGCCACTGTTCGAGAGTCTCGCAGACACGCCCAACTGGTACAAGCTGTACGGGGCACTGATGTCCTCCTGCTTCTGTCGCACCTGCCTGATCGAGATGGGCGGCCGCGGTCAGTCGCCGCACGACGATGAGCAGGAGAATCCCATACGGAATATCTTTCTGCGCGGCGAGGCCAATCTGCTGAACAGCTACGAGTCGGAGGGCATCTCCGCCATACCATTGGATCGACAGAATAACTACTGGCAGGCCACGATACTGGGCCCACCGGGCAGTCCCTACGAGGGCGGAAAATTCTTTTTGTTCATTTACTTTCCCGATCGCTACCCCATGGCGCCGCCCACGGTGCGTTTCCTCACCAAAATTCTGCATCCAAATGTGTCGCGGCATGGCGATGTGGGCATTGACATATTCCAGCAGCAAAACTGGTCGCTGGCGCTGAATGTGGCGAAGGTTCTGCTGTCGGTGCAGAGTCTGCTCACCGATCCATACACCGAGGTGTGCATGGAGCCCGAAGTGGGCTACATCTACGAGCACGAGCGTGAGCGATTCGAGCAGCTGGTGCGTTCATGGACCTGGAAGTATGCCATGTTTGAGTTGATATCGCCGCGCTAA
- the LOC117902085 gene encoding solute carrier family 17 member 9: protein MDEKLKYSLLRGELVDTQSIWTRHEKRIWFITLITGTCMLYSTRTTMPLLVPAVAAAQKWSKTDSGTVLSSFFWGYTLTQVVGGYFSDRFGGQRVILFAAIGWSLITFLMPTIIWSVGSIKSYAIPFIVAIRILNGAFQGVHFPSMISLTSQNLCPNERSSFFGLLTAGSALGTLLTGIMGSFLLDYFGWSYVFRVIGLMGIAWALVLRYYAMAGERNRIINIATPSRLCANRTPAETAVPWLRYFSRLSFWACVLTHACEMNCFFVLLSWLPTYFHDGFPHAKGWVVNMIPWLALPPCTLFAKYLTTRLLARDWHTTTVRKFIQSCCFAAQNLALFVMSRTTDFHTALICMTIIIGGTGFHNNAVTVNPQDLAPLHSGSVFGLMNTVGAIPGFLGVYLAGHILELTQSWPMVFSAAAGINLVGWIIFLVFGSAEAIV from the exons ATGGATGAGAAACTCAAGTATTCGCTGCTGCGTGGTGAGCTGGTGGACACACAAAGCATATGGACAAG GCACGAGAAACGCATTTGGTTCATCACACTGATAACGGGCACATGTATGCTCTACTCGACACGCACAACCATGCCACTGCTGGTgccggcagtggcagcagcacaaaaatggAGCAAAACCGATTCGGGCACCGTGCTGAGTTCCTTCTTTTGGGGCTACACCCTGACGCAGGTGGTGGGCGGTTACTTTAGCGATCGTTTCGGCGGCCAAAGGGTCATACTATTTGCTGCTATTGGCTGGTCACTCATCACATTCCTGATGCCCACGATTATCTGGTCTGTGGGTTCCATCAAGAGCTATGCCATTCCGTTTATTGTGGCCATTAGGATACTGAATGGAGCCTTTCAGGGCGTGCACTTTCCCAGCATGATCAGTTTGACCAGTCAG AACCTCTGCCCCAACGAACGCAGCAGCTTCTTTGgtctgctgactgctggctcCGCTTTGGGCACCCTACTCACGGGCATTATGGGCTCCTTCCTGCTCGACTACTTCGGCTGGTCGTATGTCTTCCGTGTCATTGGCCTCATGGGCATTGCCTGGGCCTTGGTGCTGCGCTACTATGCCATGGCCGGGGAGCGCAATCGCATCATCAACATAGCCACACCCTCGCGGCTGTGCGCGAATCGTACGCCCGCGGAGACTGCTGTGCCCTGGCTGCGCTACTTCAGTCGCTTGTCCTTTTGGGCGTGTGTCCTGACGCATGCCTGCGAGATGAATTGCTTCTTTGTGCTGCTCTCCTGGCTGCCCACGTACTTCCACGATGGCTTCCCACACGCCAAGGGCTGGGTGGTGAACATGATACCCTGGCTGGCCCTGCCCCCATGCACTCTGTTTGCCAAGTACTTGACGACGCGTCTGCTGGCACGCGACTGGCACACCACGACGGTGCGCAAGTTCATCCAAAGCTGCTGCTTTGCCGCCCAGAATCTGGCGCTGTTCGTGATGAGTCGCACCACGGACTTCCACACGGCACTCATCTGCATGACGATCATCATAGGCGGCACGGGCTTCCACAACAATGCGGTGACGGTGAACCCACAGGACTTGGCGCCGCTACACTCCGGCAGCGTCTTCGGGCTGATGAACACAGTGGGCGCCATACCGGGATTCCTGGGTGTGTACCTCGCGGGGCACATTCTGGAGCTGACACAAAGCTGGCCGATGGTTTTCAGCGCTGCAGCGGGCATCAATCTCGTGGGTTGGATTATATTTCTGGTGTTTGGCTCCGCGGAGGCAATTGTTTAA
- the LOC117902092 gene encoding protein FAM32A-like, with protein sequence MSDEYACVAKGKLKLKNDTELKKKKKKHKGKDKEREREALQKSYVEQQLLETPSSSSTSSSAAVGSGYERKLTKAELASKKQQEKMRNKRIMDKAQTTHKERVEKFNEHLDSLTEHFDIPKVSWTK encoded by the coding sequence ATGTCCGACGAGTACGCGTGTGTGGCTAAGGGcaagctaaagctaaagaaCGACACAGAActgaagaagaaaaagaagaagcacaAGGGCAAGGACAAGGAGAGGGAACGCGAAGCGCTGCAAAAGTCAtatgtggagcagcagctgctggagacgccgagcagcagcagcacatcctcATCGGCAGCAGTGGGCAGTGGATACGAACGGAAGCTAACCAAAGCGGAGCTGGccagcaagaagcagcaggagaagatgCGCAACAAACGAATAATGGACAAGGCACAGACGACGCACAAGGAGCGGGTGGAGAAGTTCAACGAACATCTGGACTCCCTCACCGAACACTTTGACATACCAAAAGTGTCCTGGACAAAATAA
- the LOC117902081 gene encoding elongator complex protein 3, which produces MKPKKKLGVGLSREERQVLVIGEIIQELLAAHEAKKDVNLNRMKSLVASKYGLDSSPRLVDIIAAVPQDAKKILLPKLRAKPIRTASGIAVVAVMCKPHRCPHINMTGNICVYCPGGPDSDFEYSTQSYTGYEPTSMRAIRARYDPFVQTRHRVEQLKQLGHSVDKVEFIVMGGTFMCLSEEYRDYFIRNLHDALSGHSSANVAEAVRYSEKSRTKCIGITIETRPDYCLKRHLSDMLNYGCTRLEIGVQSVYEDVARDTNRGHTVRAVCESFQLGKDAGYKIVAHMMPDLPNVDFERDIEQFIEYFENPAFRSDGLKIYPTLVIRGTGLYELWKTGRYKSYPPSMLVDLVAKILALVPPWTRVYRVQRDIPMPLVSSGVEHGNLRELALARMKDLGTTCRDVRTREVGIQEIHNKVRPYDIELIRRDYVANGGWETFLSYEDPEQDILVGLLRLRKCSPDTFRPELKGECSIVRELHVYGSVVPVNARDPTKFQHQGFGILLMEEAERIAIEEHGSRKLAVISGVGTRNYYRKLGYTLDGPYMSKMLSE; this is translated from the exons atgaaGCCAAAAAAGAAGTTGG GTGTTGGTCTGAGTCGTGAGGAGCGACAGGTGCTTGTTATCGGGGAAATAATTCAAGAGCTGCTCGCCGCACACGAAGCCAAGAAGGATGTCAATTTGAATCGCATGAAGTCGCTGGTGGCGTCCAAATATGGCCTGGATAGCTCGCCACGACTGGTGGACATCATAGCAGCAGTGCCGCAGGATGCCAAAAAGATACTTTTGCCCAAGCTGCGGGCCAAGCCCATTCGCACAGCGAGCGGC attgctgtcgttgctgttaTGTGCAAACCACATCGTTGTCCACACATCAATATGACGGGTAATATATGCGTGTATTGCCCTGGCGGTCCGGACAGCGACTTTGAGTACTCCACGCAGTCGTACACGGGCTATGAGCCCACCTCCATGCGTGCCATACGCGCACGCTACGATCCCTTTGTGCAGACGCGACATCGCGTGGAACAGCTGAAGCAGCTGGGCCACAGTGTGGACAAAGTGGAGTTCATTGTGATGGGCGGCACCTTCATGTGTTTGTCGGAGGAATATCGCGATTATTTCATAAGAAATCTTCACGATGCGCTCTCCGGTCACAGCAGCGCAAATGTGGCCGAAGCGGTGCGCTACTCGGAGAAATCTCGCACCAAGTGCATTGGCATTACAATTGAAACACGTCCGGATTACTGCCTCAAGCGGCATCTGTCGGATATGCTGAATTATGGCTGCACTCGGCTGGAAATTGGCGTTCAGTCTGTGTACGAGGATGTGGCCAGAGACACGAATCGCGGCCACACGGTGCGCGCTGTGTGCGAGAGTTTCCAGCTGGGCAAAGATGCTGGCTACAAGATTGTGGCACACATGATGCCCGATCTGCCCAATGTGGATTTTGAGCGGGATATTGAGCAGTTCATAGAATACTTTGAGAATCCCGCTTTTCGCTCAGATGGACTGAAGATTTATCCTACGCTGGTCATACGCGGCACGGGCCTCTATGAGCTGTGGAAGACGGGACGCTACAAGTCGTATCCGCCCTCCATGCTGGTGGATTTGGTGGCCAAAATCTTAGCGCTGGTGCCGCCATGGACGCGGGTTTATCGCGTGCAGCGTGACATTCCCATGCCGTTGGTTAG CTCTGGTGTGGAGCATGGCAATCTGCGTGAGCTGGCCCTCGCGCGCATGAAGGATCTGGGCACCACCTGCCGCGATGTGCGCACCCGCGAGGTTGGCATCCAGGAGATACACAACAAAGTGCGACCCTACGACATAGAGCTCATCCGACGCGACTATGTGGCCAATGGTGGCTGGGAGACGTTCCTCTCGTATGAGGATCCCGAGCAGGACATTCTCGTGGGTCTGCTGCGTCTGCGCAAGTGTTCCCCGGACACCTTCCGGCCTGAGCTCAAGGGGGAGTGTTCCATTGTGCGGGAGCTGCATGTCTATGGCTCCGTGGTGCCGGTCAATGCGCGCGATCCCACCAAGTTTCAGCATCAGGGTTTTGGCATTCTGCTGATGGAGGAGGCGGAACGCATAGCCATCGAGGAGCATGGCAGCCGCAAGCTGGCGGTTATCTCGGGCGTGGGCACACGCAATTATTACCGGAAGCTCGGCTACACGCTGGACGGACCGTACATGTCGAAGATGCTGTCGGAATGa
- the LOC117900337 gene encoding uncharacterized protein LOC117900337, translated as MQLLTGIFLLLVAVLLLGTQSEAAVSRGIFKDPAHPGKCVVDGLVLNDGQSKRHPKMCARVVCGKNSEGQIQTCGVVGLPPGKKFGKYTAPNADYPDCCDREII; from the exons ATGCAGCTGCTTACaggaatatttttgttactcgtcgctgtgctgctgctgggcactCAAAGTGAGGCAGCCGTTTCGCGTGGCATCTTCAAGGACCCCGCTCATCCCGGCAAATGTGTGGTCGATGGACTCGTGCTGAACGACGGCCAGTCCAAGCGCCATCCCAAAATGTGTGCCCGTGTTGTGTGCGGCAAGAATAGCGAGGGACAGATACAGAC CTGTGGCGTTGTTGGCCTGCCGCCTGGCAAAAAGTTTGGCAAATACACAGCCCCAAATGCTGATTATCCGGATTGCTGTGATCgtgaaattatttaa